The genomic region CATTGAAGACGGACTGACATGGTACCTATATAAAAGAGATGGTCAAAAAACTTTAGGTTCAATCTATCCCGGATTATTCAATGATGTTTTCACATTTGATACGAGACCTATTAATACTGAGCGATGTGAAACAAAAGAAGAATTTGAACGGATTATGAATGAAGCGTTTGATAATGGCCGAGCGATAGGTTTATTTTGGAAAGGCTCTAAAGGCAGACTATACCAACATGCCGTAACATGCTGGGGTGCGGCTTATGACGGAGAGGATAACATTATTTGCCTCTATATTGCAGAATCAAATTTAACAGAAGCCGCTCTTTATCCATACGGCGTTCACTATCGCGGCAACATCTATGATGAACCGGATGAGAACAGAACATATATGTACAATTATTATTTAAGCAAACTGGAAGACATCTATATCGATAGTATAACTACTCTAGACCTCGGCGAAAAACAGTGGAAGGATTGGCTAAGTAAACACTAGCCGATAATTTTTAGCAAGTAAGCTCTCAGCTGTAAAAAATGAAAGAAGGCAATAAGTGAATAAACCGTTGAGAATTTGTATCGTATGTATGAGCTGTATAATGCTGTCCGGCTTGATTGGATTGTGTACGAATCTGATTAATGCAGTTATAAGTCCTGAGTATTTTATTAACATAATGCATTGGGAAGAGGTCGAAAATCTCATCAGGTCTGCGGGTGCGCAAGGACTATATCAAGGGCTTGGACAGGGGCTGTTTTTTGCATTAGTATTTTCATGTGTGTATATTATCTCCAATAATGCGGAGCTGAATATATCGGCGGTATTAAAGTGGATTGTATGTATGGGGCTCGCTTCTATCGGATTGTGGGTTATCGGGGGGATTATTGCCATAGCGCTATCCGCTTTAAGTCCGGAATTTTATAAACAAACATTCATAGGAGTTCCTGATGGATATGCTGCAATGTTCCGTTATGCTTGGGTAGGCGGTTCAATTTGGGGTATCACCTTCGGTGGCATTACCGTTATGATTATCGGTACGGTACTCTTTAGAAATATGAGCAAGCGCTGTAAAGGAAACCTGAAATGATCAACAGAGCGTCTGCATGACAGTGCTCACATATTGCATGCACCGCCATCTGTGATGGTATTAAGTTTATTATATCGATGTAAAACAATTATCTGCACGATTATAAATAGCTTGCGCTATCTGTTCATCAAGGTAATATTCTCCGCAATCGTCACAAATTTGTGCAGGAACATTACGGAAAATAACTGCTGTATTGCCGCTGGTAAGTACAACTTGCGTAAAACCTTCTTGCATTTTTCAGAACTTGCAAATAGGGCATTTCATATCAATTTTTCCTCTTGGTGAAATCATCAAGTCCATAAGGGAAAATCCAAACTTAAATCAATTCAAAATACGCTGCCGGTGTAAAGATGAGTGGCTTATCAATTTTTATATCTTCAAAATCCTTATCACCTGTGATTAAAATATCCGAATCGGATAAAATTGCAGATACAAGAACCGGTAAATCTTTTATATCTCGAATTTCCGGATATTCCTTTTCATCAATTTTTTCGGGCGTCTTAAATTCTTCAAACCTGATTCCATTAAAAAAAATATTCAACTGTTCTTTTTTTAAGGGAAATTTCTTTTCAAAAACTTCTTTACATTCGTCCTTTATGTATGAAGCAATTATTACCGTGTGCTTTTCAATTAAATGAGAAAAAACTTTAGCAACTTTAGCATTGGGAAAAAGTATCGCAGAAATAATGATATTGGTATCTACGAAAACTCTCAACGTGTTTTCCTTAATTCTTTGATGTATGCAACAACATCGTCTTCCGTTTGAAAGCCTTCTTTTTCTGCCTCTCCTCGCATTTGAGTTTGAATATTTGACAAAGTTATTTGAGAAGCATTTGCAATATACACTTTTCCTTTGCTTTCTTCAAAAAAAACTTTATCACCGCTTTTTAAACCAAGCATATCTCGTATTACAAGCGGAATAGTGATCTGCCCTTTCGATGTTACTTTTGCCAGTTCCATAAAACATCTCCTTACTTTCCTTACTTGTACTATATACTAATGGGGGAAATGCCGTCAAGCGACTGTTATTTTGCTGCCATGGATGCCATCGTTAAAGAATGTACAGGACGTACATTCTTTAACTTCGAGCTTGCGGTACGCAAACTCACGTTCAGCGGATGCCATTTACACAAATCTTTTTACAGAATCGATTAATAATCACCTGTAGTAATAGCTTTCCTTAAAATACTATTTATTTTTGTTTGATAGCCTTTACCGCCGGATTGAAGTGCTGCAAGAATATCCGCATCAATCTTTATAGAAATTGTTTAACGGGCGTTACATTCCAATATGCTTCATGCGCCGGTCTGAGTCTGGCTATTTGTGCCTTTGTCAGTTTGGGGCTATCCTCATCATACGATATAGGGTGATTTTTAATTTCTTCCAATCTTTCAGCCGTTAATAAGGTATAACTTCGGCTGCTACAATAGTTAAAACAGTGCAAAAAGCCGCCCACTTATAAAAGAGAGAAAGACAACGCTCAATTTGTTTTCCGGCAAAAAATACCCCGTATCTCTTCAAGCTCTGACATAAGTAGTGAGAAAACGGTATACTACTCATATAGGTAATTATATTGGAATAGATGAGCTATGAGCGGTTTCTTGATATTGGAGTGAGAGGTTTACGTGATGGAGGTTTATCTGATGAATGTAATAGAAATAAGCAATGTAACAAAAAAGTATAGCGAAGCAACCGTTGTGCATTCGGTTTCTTTTTCCGTAAAAAAGGGAGAGATATACGGACTGTTGGGAAGAAACGGTGCCGGTAAAACGACGATAATGAAGATGCTGTTAGGGCTTGTAAAACCGACGGAGGGGCAAGTCCATATCTTAGGCAATGATACCAATACCGGCGAGGGAAAAGCCATATTACGGAAAGTCGGCTGCATCATAGAAAATCCGGGGTTTTACGCCAATTTAACGGGAACTGAAAATTTGCACATTTTTGCACGGTTAAAAGCGCTTGACGATGAGGCCGTACAAAAAGCGCTGGCGTTGGTCAATTTACCGTATAACGACAAAAAACTCTTTTCAAAATATTCACTGGGAATGAAGCAGCGATTGGCGATTGCCAATGCCGTTATGCATGATCCTGAAGTGTTGATACTGGATGAACCTATTAACGGACTTGATCCTATCGGTATTGCAGAGGTAAGAAAACTGCTTATCGATTTAAAACAATCCGGGGTGAGCATTTTAATATCCAGTCATATATTATCCGAAATTGAAAGTTTGGCAGACCGCATTGGAATTATCAATGACGGAAAATTGATTGACGAGATACATATAGCCGAATGGCAAAATAAAACCGAAGGCATAAAAATTTTTATACAGGATACGGAGCAGGTAAAAAAAGTTCTTCTTAAAGAAGGGGTAAAGGAATCGGATATCATCTGTTTAGCGGACGGTATTACGGTAAAAAGCGATATCAGTGTTGCACAGCTTAATACAATTTTTGTCGGTAATGGCATAGAGGTGTCCGGTATTATGAAAGAACGGATGACGCTTGAAGACTATTTTAAAAAGGTTACGGGAGGTCAAGGAATTGGTTAATGTGCTGGTATCCGAAATACGGAAAAATAAAAGATCAAAAGCGCTCGCTATTTCCGCACTATTAATTGTCGCCTATGAAGCGATTACCGTTTTTTATACGGTACGTGCGGTAGGCTTATTTGACGATTTTATGTACTTGTATAAATTTGCGTTGAGCTATATGGACTTTCTTATTCTACCGATGATATTGCTGTCGTTTATAACGGCAATTTTTTCTACTGACTATAAAAGCGATACGATAAAATACTTATGGACAATTCCGGTATCAAAAAAACGGTTTTTCTTTGCGAAAGCCGTATATGTGTTATTGTTGGCATGTATGTTTATGACAGCGGTGTTTGTCATCACCTGCGTTGCGGGATACTGCAGCCGGTTTCGATCCGGTATGACGGCGGCACTCGTTTTACGGTTCTTTTTGCTGTGTGTTTTAAGTTCAGTCTTTGTAACGCTGGCTATGCTGCCTGTTTCGCTTATCACCGTTTTTACAAAGGGGAATACCGTTATCACGAATTTAGCGGGAAGTATATATGTAATTGCATCTTTTTTATCGATGAGATATTTACAAGGGATCAGCCCATTGGCAAGTGTGCCGCATATTATCTGGTATAAGAATTTTGAGGGTGTACAAAATAATCCCCATATCGGTTTATTGCTGATCAATGTGATTACCGTATTTATACTCTACCTGATTGCATCGCTGATCATTCTTGAAAAACAGGAAGTATAGGCTTATGAGAATGATAGGAATGCTGTGTGTTGAATTTAAAAAGCTGAAACGGAAAAAGTTTTTTTGGATACTACTGCTTGTAATTATTATGTCTGCCGTTATACAGGCGCTTATGGGAAAAAGAGTATATAATAATGTTGCGTATGGCAAAACGTTAGGATTTTTCTTGCATAACGGTCTTATCGTAAACAGTTATTATTTGTTCATACCGATTTTTTCGTTGATAGGGATGGAATTATTTTTATTGGAAAGACAAAATAATACGCTTATCAATATATTAACGGTACCGATAACGAAAAACGTTCTTATTACGATCAAAACCGTTGTGCTTTGTATCATTGCTCTGTTATATACCGTGCTGACGTTTCTTTCGATATGTCTGTTGGAAACAGAATTTAACCTGCATAATATCCGAATCGATTTTGTATTGACTCATTTGGCTGTTTATGTCATTCACGGCATCGTGTGTACTGTCATAGCGATGATGATAATCGGCATTATGCTGCATTTTAGGCAGAGTGCACAGGCAGCTGTAGCGGTAAGTTTTATTGCCTCTTTTGTCGGAGTTTTTATATCTCAAGCACCGCTTCCATATCTTTATTGTGTTAATGCAATGTTTTATCTATCCGGTGCCGCTCAATCAACAGGTTTTGAAAAAATGATTGCCGCTATTGTTGTATTGATTGTGTGCGGAGTGACAGGGCTGTTATTTAATACGCTATCGAAGGAAGAATGTTGAGATAAGCGGAAGGGCTGATGTCATTAAGAATATACATTCATGTACATCTGAAGATATAAGATGAAAATATCAAACGCAGATGCCCCTCCGGCGCTCTGCATCGGGGTATGCTGGTTTACCTGCGGCATTGCATGCCTCACCCAGTTGTTAATAAATTTAAATTCATTATTTGTCAAGGAGAGTATGAAAAAGCTAAAAAGCAATGATCTAACCTGTTTAATCTTTTAGGCATGTAATCGGAACAACAAACACTCCGTCCTCTCGTTTATAGGCAAATGGAGCAACTCCGCATAAAACCATCAAAAAGGCAGGTTTCTTCATTTTTCCCGTATCAATTTTGGACGTTAATTTCAACAGACTTTCTGCACCTTCATTGATCGACTGATCCCCTCCAAGTTTTACCTCAACCAAACCATAGCTGCCGTTTCTTAAATGAATGACAGCATCACATTCAAGACCTGTCTTATCTCTATAATGATATACACTGCCATCCAATGCATCGGCATATATTCTTAAATCTCTGACACACAAGTTTTCAAATATCAAACCCATAAGCTCCAGATTATTGACCAGATCCGTTGGACCAAGTCCAAGTGCTGCCACAGCTATAGACGGATCCACAAAATACCTAGTATCAGAAGTTCGAATAGCCGTTTTTGATCGCAAATTCGGATTCCATGCAGGAGAATCTTCAATGACAAATATTCTTTTCAAAGCATTCAGGTACCCATAAAGAGCTTCCTTATCAAAGGTTTCTACATCATTACTGATTACATCTGATCTGATTGTTTCCAGAGAAGCTTGTGTTGCAACATTTCTAGCATAGGATTTTAGTATACGTTTTGTTCTTTCAGAATCTCTTTTTACTCTATCGACTCTGGATATATCATCATTTACAACGGCATCATAATAATCAAATGCTTGTTTTAATGCGACTTTCTTACTGTGATTCAGAGCTGCCGGCCATCCTCCCCGGCAAATCAAAAAAGCAATTTCATCAATACTATGATTGTCCACAGCGGATATGTCTTTCTTATTAAACAAATCCATTAATGACACTTGGCCGGTGGAATCTTTGGATTCAAACAGAGACATCGGACGCATTTGCATACGCACGATCCGGCCTGTTCCTGTATGCATGCTCTCATCTAACGCAGCAGGAACCGAAGAACCTGTAAGAATGAACTGTCCAAATTCTCCTCTCCGGTCAACTTCATACCGTACGGCATTCCAGATATTCGTTGCTATCTGCCATTCATCAATCAAATGAGGAACCTCACCTTCAAGAAGATTCGAGGGGTTTATCCTTGCCATTTGCTGATACTGCTCCGTCATATCAGGACGATCCATCTCTATAACACTTTTGGCTATATGCTTTGCAGAGGTTGTCTTTCCACACCATTTAGCACCCTCTATAAGCACAGCTCCTTTAGATTCTAAATGTTCCAGTAAAACTTTATCCGAAACTCTTTGATAGTATTCTTTCATTGTAAAACCTCCGCCCAGCCTATATTCAGCCGAGTGTTTGGCTTATATAGAACCGAGTGTTTGGCTTATATAGAACCGAGTATTCGGACGTATTTTAACCGAGTATTTGGCTTCTTGTCAATCCGGCGGACATGAAAATAGCATACACAGTGACGGTATTACGAAAGATTTTGGCGTATGGGATTCTCCAGATGAATTAGTGAAAAATCATCATACGGTTCTGAGCATTTGTTATCTGTCTTGATTGATAAGAATGCCAATTCAGAAGCGCCAAGGATGGCGGGCGTATTAGGCAGAAACGATGTTTTGCTTTTGCAAAACTCGCACGTTAATTTACAACATGGATGTTGTAAATTGACGTAACTCGATACTGCATGGAACCACTGACATCCTGTCAGTACAGCGCTATTTTTTGTTCCACAAAAAACTCGCAGTCAAAAATGTACATGGATGTACATTTTTGACGAGCGGCACGGGCGGAGGCGGATATCCTTTTTTCCGTTTGTTTTCAGGTATGCGGCAGTTTTGGAGCGGAAGCGGAAAAACCTGCCTCCGATGATGCAGGAACGGGAAAAAGATTGGAGCCGGAAACCGGTTTTTGCGCAAGCAAAATTACGGTAAACCTCTAAAAAGTCTAATTCGCAATCCGCTTTAGCGGATATGATAAATCAATAATCCCGACGCAGAGTGTAGCCTCAAAGCGCCGGGGTATTAAATTCTATATGCGTAAAAGCCTTGCTTACGCCACAGAGAAAATACGTACTTCCGGTTCAGCCGACCAAAGCGGCTTTAGCCCTACAAATACATCGTTTTTGAACATATCACTTGAAAGATACTCTCGCGCATGTTCTACGCTGTCAAAACCATGCAGAATCTGTACGTCTTCATCGCAGATCACTAAATCCTTTGAGAGCGTCCCTTTAATTGTTTTTAGAAAGGGTTCACGGTAATATTTTTAATGAATAAATTCTCAATAACTTTTTAGTATTATGATTGAACGAGTTTTCCAAAAACCAGTATATAGCGAACAGGTATAAACATCCCTGCATTATTATATGGTTCTACTATACATTGAACAAAACGCCACCCTTTGCAAGACTGTTCAGCAATAACGGCTTCACACTCATCCCATAAAGTACGGTTTTCTTTTTTAAAGCCCCATTTTTTTCGCAATGGTAATTTAATATATTCATATTCGTACATCTTACCATCTCCTTCTGGTAAACGGTTCTATGCTATAGTTCCTATACAAATAAATATCCAGCTATAGCATAGAACTATTTATAGTATAACATCGATTATTTTTATTGCAATAAAAAATATCAAATCGTACAAAATAAAATTTGCTTATTTGTTAGACCTGTTTGGAAACCCAGTGTTGCAAGTTATAAAGATCACAAATAAACGTAACCTACAGAGCGAATTTTCTTCTTTTATTCGTGCGAGGGGGGAATACCCACCATTTTTCTACCGCTATGGATGTCATCGTTAAAGAATGTACGTCCTGTATATTCTTTAACTTCGAATTTGCGAGGCAAACTCGAAGTTGAGCCGTGTACACGGAGGTACGCATTCAGAACCGCCACGGATGTCATCGTTCAAGAATGTACGTCCTGTACATTCTTGAACTTCGAGTTTGCACTGCAAACTCGATTCTTCTGTGAACCACTGACATCCTGTCAGAGCAGTGAGTTTGCGGCACGCAAACTCACGTCCAAGCATTGACAAGGATGGCAATGCTTGGACATAGCGGAAGGGCAGAGGCGGATATCCTTTTTTCCGTTTGTTTTCCGGTATGCGGCAGTTTTGGAGCAGGAGCGGAAAAACCTGCCTCCGATGATGCAGGAACGGGAAAAAGATTGGAGCCGGAGACCGGTTTTTGCACTGTTTTAACTTCGGCAGCTACAATGGTTAAAACAGTGCAAAAAGCCGCCCAAATATTGACATAATGACATAAAAAATTGAAACTACACAGATAAATAGATGGGTATCTCTAAACACTCAGGTATAGTTTTTAGAGGTTCTCATATTTGCGTTTTAGTGAAAGAGGGGCATTTCTAAAGATTAAAGTTTTAAGGGGTTCCAGATAACGCCTTTTATAGACAAGGAGTATGAGGTATGTATACACCGGTTGATCCTAAGGTGGATTTTCCGAAACAGGAAGAAGCGGTTTTGCGCTTTTGGGAAGACCACGACGTTTTTAAGAAGTCTGTTGCGCAGCGTGAGGGGGCTGATGAGTACGTGTTTTTTGACGGCCCGCCCTTTGCAACGGGGCTGCCGCATTTTGGGCATTTTGTGCCGAGCACGATTAAAGATATTATTCCGCGTTATCAGACGATGAAGGGGAAGAAGGTTGAGCGGCGGTTTGGATGGGACTGTCATGGGCTGCCGGTAGAAAACTTGATCGAAAAAGAGCTGGGGCTGAACTCGAAGACCGACATTGAAAAGTACGGTATTGCCAAGTTTAATGAGGCGTGCCGGGCGAGTGTGCTGCGCTATGTGAAGGAGTGGCGGCATACGATTAATCGGCTGGGGCGCTGGGTTGATTTTGATAACGACTATAAGACGATGGAACCGGCGTATATGGAGTCGATTTGGTGGGTGATGAAGCAGCTGTGGGAGAAGGGGCTGTTGTATGAGGGGCATTATATTTTGCCGTATTGCCCGCGCTGTTCCACGGTACTTTCCAATCATGAGCTGAACCTCGGCGGTTATAAGGATGTACACGATCCTGCGATTACCATCCGCTTTAAGGCGCGGTATACCGTTGCCGGAACTCCTGCGGCGAAAACCTTTGCTGCGGAGCCGTTGCCGCCGAATACCTATCTTTTGGCGTGGACAACTACCCCGTGGACGCTGCCGAGTAACTTGGGGCTTGCGCTCGGCGCGGATATAGACTATGTGCTGGTTGCCGATGAGGGTGAGCACTATATTCTTGCCGAATCCCGCTTAGCTGCGTACTACCGCGAACCGGAAAAATGCACCATTGTATGGAAGAAAAAGGGCGCAGAGCTGCAAGGTATCTGCTATGAGCCGCTTTTCCCGTATTTTGCGAATTTGACCGTAAAAGAGGACGGCAGTTCCGATGATGCAGGACGGGGTGCGTTCCAAACCTTAATCGGCGACTTTGTTTCGACGGAAGACGGTACGGGTATTGTTCATACGGCGCCGGGCTTTGGTGAAGAGGATAGTACGCTGTTTAAGGGCAGCGGAATACCGATGATCTGCCCGGTCGACGCTGAATGTAAGTTTACGGCAGAGGTTCCGGATTATCAGGGACGCTTTGTAAAAGATACTGATAAAGATATTATGGATCGGCTGAAGGCTGAGCGGAAACTGGTGAAACGGGATCAAATCCTGCACGCCTATCCGCACTGCTGGCGCTGTTCCAGTCCGCTCATTTACCGCGCAGTGAGCAGCTGGTTTGTTTCGGTGGAAAAGGTAAAGGATGCGATGCTGCGGGCAAACAGCAAGATCAATTGGCAGCCTGCTCATATCAAAGAAGGACGCTTTGGAAAGTGGCTTGAAGGCGCCCGCGACTGGGCAATCAGTCGGAACCGGTACTGGGGAAACCCGCTGCCGATTTGGAAGTGTTCCAATCCCGACTGCGGACACTCCCTCTGTGTGGGAAGCCGCGATGAGCTGAAAGAATTGAGCGGTGTTTATCCCGAAGATTTGCACAAGCACTTTGTTGACAAGATTACCATACCGTGTAAGCAGTGCGGAGGAACGATGTACCGCGTTCCGGAAGTGCTGGACTGCTGGTTTGAGTCCGGTTCGATGCCGTATGCGCAAGTGCACTATCCCTTTGAAAATAAAAAATACTTTGAAGAGCACTTCCCCGCTCATTTTATTTCCGAAGGGCTGGATCAAACCCGCGGGTGGTTCTATACGCTGACTGTCTTAGCGGCTGCGCTGTTCGACCGCCCTGCCTTTGAAAACTGTATTGTCAATGGGCTGGTGCTGGCAACCGACGGGAAAAAGATGTCTAAGTCCCTGCGGAACTATACCGATCCCAATGAGGTTGTCCGGCAGTTCGGGGCGGATGCATTGCGCTTGTTCCTGATGCACTCAAACGTGGTTAAGGCGGAGGATTTGAAATACTCCGATGACGGTGTGCGCGATATTCTGAAAGGTATTTTGATTCCGCTGTGGAACAGCTACAGCTTCTACGTGACGTATGCGAACATCGACGGTGTTACGCCGCCTGCCCATGCGAAACTCGACGGCACGGATGCGCACATTGCTGCCTTTGTGAAAGAGCTGAACAATCCGCTTGACCGCTGGATTCTCTCCGTAACTGAAAAGCTTGTGTTTGATGTAACGGCGGCGTTGGACGATTACGACCTTACGAAGGCAATTGACCCGATTGTTGCGTATATCGATCAGCTGAACAACTGGTATATCCGCCGCTCCCGCCGCCGCTTCTGGAAGAGCGAAAACGACGGCGATAAGGCGCAAGCCTACGAGACTTTGTACCGCGCGCTCAAGAAGTTTGCACTGGTCGCGGCTCCGGTCGTACCGTTTATCACCGAATCGATTTGGCAAAACTTGAGAACAGCTGATGATCCCCTTTCCGTGCACTTGGCGGATTACCCCGTTTATGCGGAAGCGGCGCGGGATACCGAGCTTGAGTTTAAGATGGAGACGGTACAAAAAGCCGTGTCGATGGGACGGGCGCTCCGGTATCAGTTCAATTTGAAAATCCGCCAGCCGCTCAAAGCGGTGGAAATTGTTACGAAGAACCAGCAGGAGAAGTCGGTCTTACGCGAAATGGAAAGCAGCATTATGGAAGAGCTGAACGTGAAAGAGGTAATTTTCCACGACAAAGAGGATGAGCTGGTTGAGTATTCCGCCAAGGCGAATTTTAAGGTGCTGGGAAAAGAGCTCGGCGCAAAGATGAAAACCGCAGCGGCTCAAATTGAGAAACTCTCTTCTGCGGAGATTGAAAGTCTCTTTGACGGCGCAACCTTGAGCATTGATGTTGAGGGGCAAGCCGTTGAGCTTACTTCCGACAAGGTGATCCTGAACCGCATTGAAAAGGCGAACCTCAAGGTGCTGAACGAAGGGACGCTGACGGTTGCGCTTAACACGCAGGTAACCGAGGAGCTGCTGCTGGAAGGCTATATCCGTGACCTTGTCCGCGCGGTGCAGAACTTGCGGAAGGAGTCCGGGCTTGAAGTAAC from Treponema vincentii harbors:
- a CDS encoding type II toxin-antitoxin system MqsA family antitoxin, with product MQEGFTQVVLTSGNTAVIFRNVPAQICDDCGEYYLDEQIAQAIYNRADNCFTSI
- a CDS encoding putative toxin-antitoxin system toxin component, PIN family; the protein is MRVFVDTNIIISAILFPNAKVAKVFSHLIEKHTVIIASYIKDECKEVFEKKFPLKKEQLNIFFNGIRFEEFKTPEKIDEKEYPEIRDIKDLPVLVSAILSDSDILITGDKDFEDIKIDKPLIFTPAAYFELI
- a CDS encoding AbrB/MazE/SpoVT family DNA-binding domain-containing protein translates to MELAKVTSKGQITIPLVIRDMLGLKSGDKVFFEESKGKVYIANASQITLSNIQTQMRGEAEKEGFQTEDDVVAYIKELRKTR
- a CDS encoding ABC transporter ATP-binding protein → MNVIEISNVTKKYSEATVVHSVSFSVKKGEIYGLLGRNGAGKTTIMKMLLGLVKPTEGQVHILGNDTNTGEGKAILRKVGCIIENPGFYANLTGTENLHIFARLKALDDEAVQKALALVNLPYNDKKLFSKYSLGMKQRLAIANAVMHDPEVLILDEPINGLDPIGIAEVRKLLIDLKQSGVSILISSHILSEIESLADRIGIINDGKLIDEIHIAEWQNKTEGIKIFIQDTEQVKKVLLKEGVKESDIICLADGITVKSDISVAQLNTIFVGNGIEVSGIMKERMTLEDYFKKVTGGQGIG
- a CDS encoding ABC transporter permease, encoding MLVSEIRKNKRSKALAISALLIVAYEAITVFYTVRAVGLFDDFMYLYKFALSYMDFLILPMILLSFITAIFSTDYKSDTIKYLWTIPVSKKRFFFAKAVYVLLLACMFMTAVFVITCVAGYCSRFRSGMTAALVLRFFLLCVLSSVFVTLAMLPVSLITVFTKGNTVITNLAGSIYVIASFLSMRYLQGISPLASVPHIIWYKNFEGVQNNPHIGLLLINVITVFILYLIASLIILEKQEV
- a CDS encoding ABC transporter permease; this translates as MRMIGMLCVEFKKLKRKKFFWILLLVIIMSAVIQALMGKRVYNNVAYGKTLGFFLHNGLIVNSYYLFIPIFSLIGMELFLLERQNNTLINILTVPITKNVLITIKTVVLCIIALLYTVLTFLSICLLETEFNLHNIRIDFVLTHLAVYVIHGIVCTVIAMMIIGIMLHFRQSAQAAVAVSFIASFVGVFISQAPLPYLYCVNAMFYLSGAAQSTGFEKMIAAIVVLIVCGVTGLLFNTLSKEEC
- a CDS encoding ATP-binding protein translates to MKEYYQRVSDKVLLEHLESKGAVLIEGAKWCGKTTSAKHIAKSVIEMDRPDMTEQYQQMARINPSNLLEGEVPHLIDEWQIATNIWNAVRYEVDRRGEFGQFILTGSSVPAALDESMHTGTGRIVRMQMRPMSLFESKDSTGQVSLMDLFNKKDISAVDNHSIDEIAFLICRGGWPAALNHSKKVALKQAFDYYDAVVNDDISRVDRVKRDSERTKRILKSYARNVATQASLETIRSDVISNDVETFDKEALYGYLNALKRIFVIEDSPAWNPNLRSKTAIRTSDTRYFVDPSIAVAALGLGPTDLVNNLELMGLIFENLCVRDLRIYADALDGSVYHYRDKTGLECDAVIHLRNGSYGLVEVKLGGDQSINEGAESLLKLTSKIDTGKMKKPAFLMVLCGVAPFAYKREDGVFVVPITCLKD
- a CDS encoding DUF4177 domain-containing protein codes for the protein MYEYEYIKLPLRKKWGFKKENRTLWDECEAVIAEQSCKGWRFVQCIVEPYNNAGMFIPVRYILVFGKLVQS
- the ileS gene encoding isoleucine--tRNA ligase gives rise to the protein MYTPVDPKVDFPKQEEAVLRFWEDHDVFKKSVAQREGADEYVFFDGPPFATGLPHFGHFVPSTIKDIIPRYQTMKGKKVERRFGWDCHGLPVENLIEKELGLNSKTDIEKYGIAKFNEACRASVLRYVKEWRHTINRLGRWVDFDNDYKTMEPAYMESIWWVMKQLWEKGLLYEGHYILPYCPRCSTVLSNHELNLGGYKDVHDPAITIRFKARYTVAGTPAAKTFAAEPLPPNTYLLAWTTTPWTLPSNLGLALGADIDYVLVADEGEHYILAESRLAAYYREPEKCTIVWKKKGAELQGICYEPLFPYFANLTVKEDGSSDDAGRGAFQTLIGDFVSTEDGTGIVHTAPGFGEEDSTLFKGSGIPMICPVDAECKFTAEVPDYQGRFVKDTDKDIMDRLKAERKLVKRDQILHAYPHCWRCSSPLIYRAVSSWFVSVEKVKDAMLRANSKINWQPAHIKEGRFGKWLEGARDWAISRNRYWGNPLPIWKCSNPDCGHSLCVGSRDELKELSGVYPEDLHKHFVDKITIPCKQCGGTMYRVPEVLDCWFESGSMPYAQVHYPFENKKYFEEHFPAHFISEGLDQTRGWFYTLTVLAAALFDRPAFENCIVNGLVLATDGKKMSKSLRNYTDPNEVVRQFGADALRLFLMHSNVVKAEDLKYSDDGVRDILKGILIPLWNSYSFYVTYANIDGVTPPAHAKLDGTDAHIAAFVKELNNPLDRWILSVTEKLVFDVTAALDDYDLTKAIDPIVAYIDQLNNWYIRRSRRRFWKSENDGDKAQAYETLYRALKKFALVAAPVVPFITESIWQNLRTADDPLSVHLADYPVYAEAARDTELEFKMETVQKAVSMGRALRYQFNLKIRQPLKAVEIVTKNQQEKSVLREMESSIMEELNVKEVIFHDKEDELVEYSAKANFKVLGKELGAKMKTAAAQIEKLSSAEIESLFDGATLSIDVEGQAVELTSDKVILNRIEKANLKVLNEGTLTVALNTQVTEELLLEGYIRDLVRAVQNLRKESGLEVTDRITLSVSGTDTDGKHLLQKAFEANKDYLMNETLAVEAVFGAQLPAGKAATELDMGEGLCWHIALEKAAGA